The proteins below are encoded in one region of Edaphobacter bradus:
- a CDS encoding SDR family NAD(P)-dependent oxidoreductase: MKKVIVITGASSGFGALAARALAKAGHVVYASMRATKGRNASQVEAANRFAQENQVDLRTVELDVQSQDSADAAIAQIVRENGRLDVVVHNAGHMVFGPTEAFTSEQLAHLYDVNVLSTQRVNRAALPQLRKQKQGLVIWVGSSSTNGGVPPYLAPYFAAKAAMDALAVSYAKELARWGVETSIVIPGAFTTGTNHFAHSGTPDDKVRMREYQDGPYAGFEEQALKALTGTVPPDADVSAVAGAVVSIVNAPFGKRPFRVTVDPAQDGSEVVTTVLDRIRAEFVRRLGFADLLHPAKLV; encoded by the coding sequence ATGAAAAAAGTGATTGTTATTACGGGAGCATCGAGTGGATTTGGTGCGCTTGCAGCACGCGCGCTCGCAAAGGCCGGACATGTCGTATACGCCAGCATGAGAGCCACCAAAGGACGCAACGCATCGCAAGTGGAAGCGGCGAACCGGTTCGCGCAGGAGAACCAGGTTGATCTGCGAACGGTTGAGCTTGATGTACAGTCGCAGGACTCGGCTGATGCCGCCATCGCACAGATCGTTCGAGAGAATGGCCGGCTGGACGTCGTTGTTCACAACGCTGGGCACATGGTCTTCGGTCCCACCGAGGCATTCACCTCAGAGCAACTTGCCCATTTGTATGACGTGAACGTCCTGAGCACGCAGCGCGTTAACCGTGCCGCACTTCCGCAACTTCGAAAGCAGAAACAAGGGCTGGTGATCTGGGTTGGCAGCAGCAGTACCAATGGTGGTGTTCCGCCTTACCTTGCTCCGTACTTCGCTGCCAAGGCAGCTATGGACGCACTGGCGGTCAGCTACGCGAAAGAGCTCGCCCGGTGGGGTGTCGAGACCTCAATCGTGATCCCTGGCGCATTTACCACTGGCACGAACCACTTTGCGCACTCTGGCACCCCTGACGACAAGGTGCGCATGCGTGAGTATCAGGATGGTCCCTATGCCGGGTTTGAGGAGCAGGCGCTCAAAGCTCTCACGGGTACAGTGCCACCGGACGCCGATGTCTCCGCCGTCGCAGGCGCTGTCGTGAGCATCGTGAACGCCCCTTTCGGTAAGCGGCCGTTTCGTGTCACTGTCGATCCTGCCCAGGATGGATCAGAGGTTGTGACGACTGTGCTGGATCGCATCCGTGCCGAATTTGTGCGCCGCCTCGGCTTTGCGGATCTTCTCCATCCCGCCAAGCTCGTCTGA
- a CDS encoding SDR family oxidoreductase produces MAKTAIVTGASRGIGRSIAKRLASDGFAVVVNYAGNGAQAQEVVNEIRDADGEALAVKADVSQPEEVEQLFKKTIESFGRVDVVVNNAGIMPLSQITKGDVDTFDKVIAINLRGTFLVLAQAAQNVAEGGRIIAFSSSVLAKSFPTYGPYIASKAGVEGMVPVLANELRGRNITVNAVAPGPTGTDLFLNGKTPYQIEQLSKLPPLERLGQPEDIANVVSFLAGPDGGWVNAQILRTNGGFA; encoded by the coding sequence ATGGCAAAGACAGCAATCGTAACCGGAGCATCTCGTGGCATCGGGCGCAGCATCGCGAAGCGGCTGGCGTCGGATGGGTTTGCCGTTGTCGTGAACTACGCGGGCAATGGCGCTCAGGCCCAAGAGGTTGTGAACGAGATTCGTGACGCAGATGGAGAAGCATTGGCGGTCAAGGCAGACGTGAGCCAACCGGAAGAGGTCGAACAGCTGTTCAAGAAGACGATCGAATCATTCGGCCGCGTGGATGTAGTCGTCAACAACGCAGGAATCATGCCGCTCTCGCAGATCACGAAAGGAGACGTCGATACCTTCGACAAGGTGATCGCCATCAACCTTCGCGGCACGTTTCTGGTGCTTGCGCAGGCTGCACAGAACGTAGCGGAGGGTGGACGCATTATTGCCTTCTCCAGCAGTGTGCTCGCGAAATCATTTCCGACGTATGGACCCTATATCGCGTCGAAAGCCGGCGTCGAGGGTATGGTGCCTGTTCTTGCGAACGAGCTGCGCGGACGCAATATCACGGTGAACGCGGTGGCGCCTGGACCGACGGGCACAGACTTATTCCTGAACGGGAAGACACCGTATCAGATCGAGCAGCTTTCGAAGCTCCCGCCCCTCGAGCGCCTTGGTCAACCCGAGGACATTGCGAATGTTGTTTCATTCCTCGCTGGGCCGGATGGTGGCTGGGTCAATGCTCAGATTCTGCGCACAAATGGCGGGTTTGCCTGA
- a CDS encoding outer membrane beta-barrel protein encodes MYPLQTAIDGATGRTKVYGWIEPTANVSTSRDRNYPETNDIYSNRIELGQAVVYVERLPDSVQRDHVDWGFHLTGFFGTDYRSTTNKGYFSSQLLDHDRQYGFDPVLEYADVYFPHVAKGMNVRVGRFISIPGIEAQLTPNNYIFSHSLLYAVDPFTDTGVLATIQLNDQWVVQAGVSGSHDVALWTEDAKPSFMGCVSYTTKSVNDNFYLCANGINDGKYAFNNLQMYDGTWYHKFGSTWHMATEMYAMYQRDVPSVNGSIAPEKGTNGANCRADLQTCLAPEWAMVNYINKQISPHDFASFRNDFLNDKKGQRTGYATKYSEATLMLSHWVGSTVQIRPEVRFDHAWDRGAYDKGTRTNQFTFATDVIFHF; translated from the coding sequence GTGTATCCCCTTCAGACCGCGATCGATGGAGCGACAGGGCGGACAAAGGTCTATGGGTGGATCGAGCCGACGGCAAACGTGTCGACATCGCGCGACCGGAACTATCCGGAGACGAATGATATCTATTCGAATCGCATAGAGCTGGGGCAGGCAGTGGTGTATGTCGAGCGGCTGCCGGATTCGGTGCAGCGGGATCATGTCGATTGGGGATTTCATCTGACTGGGTTCTTCGGGACGGACTACCGTTCGACGACGAACAAGGGGTACTTCAGTAGCCAGTTGCTGGATCATGACAGGCAGTATGGGTTCGACCCGGTGCTGGAGTACGCGGACGTGTACTTTCCGCACGTGGCGAAAGGCATGAATGTGCGGGTGGGGCGGTTTATCTCCATCCCGGGAATCGAAGCGCAGTTGACGCCAAACAACTACATCTTCAGCCACTCACTGCTGTATGCCGTGGACCCCTTTACCGACACGGGTGTGCTGGCAACGATCCAGTTGAACGATCAGTGGGTAGTGCAGGCCGGGGTTTCGGGTAGTCATGATGTGGCGTTATGGACCGAGGATGCCAAGCCGTCGTTCATGGGATGTGTTAGCTATACGACGAAGAGCGTGAACGATAACTTCTACCTGTGCGCAAACGGAATCAATGACGGCAAGTATGCGTTCAACAATCTGCAGATGTATGACGGCACTTGGTATCACAAGTTCGGAAGCACCTGGCATATGGCAACGGAGATGTATGCGATGTACCAGAGAGATGTGCCGAGTGTGAACGGGTCGATTGCGCCGGAGAAAGGAACAAACGGCGCGAATTGCAGGGCGGACTTACAGACGTGTCTGGCGCCTGAGTGGGCAATGGTGAACTACATCAACAAGCAGATATCGCCGCACGACTTCGCCTCGTTCCGCAATGATTTCTTGAATGACAAAAAGGGCCAGCGTACGGGGTATGCGACGAAGTACAGCGAGGCCACGCTGATGCTGAGCCACTGGGTGGGGTCCACGGTGCAGATAAGGCCGGAGGTACGGTTCGATCACGCCTGGGACCGCGGGGCCTATGACAAGGGGACGCGGACGAATCAATTTACGTTCGCAACGGATGTGATCTTTCACTTTTGA
- a CDS encoding DUF6998 domain-containing protein, which translates to MLSVLTIRDELMTQNDRVMDILCQAKRLAQEYYASTGKPLGITGEVAEYEAARLLSLQLAPARTEGYDAIELNGNSPRRLQIKDRCILPNCKPGQRIGSIDVTKEWDAVLVVLLDENFDAIEMHEAERAAVIAALAAPGSKARNERGQLGVSKLKAIGKLRWLRPQQPEIRGE; encoded by the coding sequence ATGCTTTCTGTTCTGACAATCAGGGACGAATTAATGACGCAGAATGATCGTGTAATGGACATTCTTTGCCAAGCCAAGAGACTGGCGCAGGAATACTATGCTTCGACAGGTAAGCCTCTCGGAATTACTGGAGAAGTGGCTGAATACGAAGCAGCCCGTCTTCTTAGCTTGCAACTGGCTCCGGCCCGCACCGAGGGATACGATGCCATCGAACTAAACGGAAACTCGCCTCGCCGCCTGCAGATAAAGGACCGCTGCATCCTGCCGAACTGCAAGCCAGGACAGCGCATTGGATCCATAGATGTGACGAAGGAGTGGGATGCCGTACTCGTTGTTCTTCTCGACGAGAACTTCGACGCCATAGAGATGCACGAGGCGGAACGCGCAGCAGTGATCGCGGCTCTCGCTGCCCCAGGTTCGAAGGCGAGAAATGAACGCGGACAGCTTGGCGTCAGCAAGCTCAAGGCGATCGGAAAACTTCGCTGGCTGCGACCTCAGCAGCCTGAAATCAGAGGGGAATAG
- a CDS encoding LysR family transcriptional regulator, whose product MRLTQLRQADLNLLVVFAVFAEERNVSRAADRLLLSQPAVSRALQRLRDMFHDNLFVRTAAGYELTPQGQRLLQELEVMLPKLDRLLSGSSFDPAVEQANFRLAVTDNGAAILVPVLCREVLPIAKKVHFDFVAWHRGSFDEVVHGSVDLAFSASSVEAPPPLQSQTIYDEQFVCVVDAKSRLPKSLTLAQYMKLEHISISILGGIQVSPDRALATMGHKRQIAIHVPYHEAAIRCVPGTKLVGTVPRKFVSGMIRNPAIRILNPPPEIAGFRYAMTWHPRLNTDAAHSWLRATMRHIGEVVARS is encoded by the coding sequence ATGCGTCTAACGCAATTAAGACAGGCCGACCTGAACCTACTGGTTGTCTTTGCGGTGTTCGCCGAAGAACGAAACGTCTCCCGCGCGGCGGATCGCCTGCTGTTGAGCCAACCCGCCGTGAGCCGCGCACTCCAGCGATTGCGCGACATGTTCCACGACAACCTCTTCGTGCGCACCGCCGCGGGATATGAACTCACGCCGCAAGGGCAGCGCCTTCTGCAGGAACTCGAGGTCATGCTGCCGAAACTCGATCGCCTGTTGAGCGGATCGAGTTTCGATCCAGCTGTCGAGCAAGCGAACTTCCGCCTTGCCGTCACGGACAATGGTGCCGCGATCCTGGTGCCGGTGTTGTGCCGCGAGGTCTTGCCGATCGCGAAGAAGGTGCACTTCGATTTTGTTGCCTGGCACCGGGGGAGCTTCGACGAAGTTGTGCACGGCAGCGTTGATCTCGCCTTTTCCGCGAGCTCAGTAGAAGCTCCGCCACCGCTGCAAAGCCAGACGATCTATGACGAGCAGTTTGTTTGCGTTGTAGATGCGAAGAGCCGCCTTCCGAAGTCGCTCACACTGGCGCAGTACATGAAACTCGAACACATCAGTATCAGTATTCTGGGCGGGATTCAGGTGTCTCCTGATAGGGCTCTGGCCACGATGGGACACAAAAGGCAGATCGCTATCCATGTCCCCTACCACGAAGCTGCCATTCGCTGTGTCCCAGGAACGAAGCTTGTAGGAACTGTCCCGCGTAAGTTTGTATCCGGAATGATCCGCAACCCAGCCATCAGGATCCTCAATCCTCCGCCCGAGATTGCCGGTTTTCGTTATGCGATGACCTGGCATCCTCGCCTCAATACGGACGCGGCTCACTCTTGGCTGCGGGCCACGATGCGACACATCGGAGAAGTTGTAGCCAGAAGCTAA
- a CDS encoding NmrA family NAD(P)-binding protein, whose protein sequence is MFAITGITGKVGGAVARHLIAQGHKIRAVVRSEEKGRHWAPLGCDVATATVEDHVALATAFDNTDGVFLMTPPNFDPEPGFPQTKHAAAAIRHAIESARPRKIVFLSTVGAHVTEPNLLNNSMLTEQMLQSTSVPVAFLRAAWFMENAAWDVESARAGVIRSFLQPLDHAIPMVATADIAQVTAELLNETWSGSRIVELEGPQRYSANDIAAGFSLALGRAVRAESVPRDTWESLFRSQGMKNPMPRMRMIDGFNEGWIDFEFGAAKSRKGTTRLESVLESLVAEVRGRK, encoded by the coding sequence ATGTTTGCAATTACTGGCATAACCGGAAAGGTGGGCGGAGCTGTCGCCCGGCATCTTATTGCCCAAGGTCACAAGATTCGTGCGGTTGTACGGAGCGAAGAAAAAGGCCGGCATTGGGCTCCTCTGGGTTGTGACGTGGCAACGGCGACCGTCGAAGATCATGTCGCGCTGGCCACGGCGTTTGACAATACCGATGGCGTGTTTCTGATGACTCCGCCCAACTTTGACCCTGAGCCGGGCTTTCCGCAGACCAAGCACGCCGCAGCGGCGATCCGGCACGCCATCGAGTCGGCGCGGCCCAGGAAGATCGTCTTCCTCTCCACTGTCGGAGCGCACGTAACCGAGCCGAATCTGTTGAATAATTCGATGCTCACCGAGCAAATGCTCCAGTCGACATCGGTTCCTGTTGCCTTCCTGCGCGCCGCATGGTTCATGGAAAACGCGGCATGGGATGTGGAGTCCGCGCGTGCAGGTGTGATCCGCAGCTTTCTCCAGCCCCTCGACCATGCCATTCCGATGGTGGCTACGGCAGATATTGCACAGGTGACCGCAGAGCTCCTGAACGAAACATGGTCGGGCTCTCGCATTGTGGAATTGGAGGGTCCGCAGCGCTATTCGGCAAACGACATCGCAGCGGGATTCAGTCTCGCGCTTGGCCGGGCCGTCCGGGCAGAATCCGTTCCTCGCGACACCTGGGAATCACTGTTCCGCTCGCAGGGCATGAAAAACCCAATGCCTCGTATGCGAATGATCGACGGCTTCAACGAGGGATGGATCGACTTTGAATTCGGCGCGGCAAAGAGCCGAAAGGGCACCACACGGCTGGAATCGGTTTTGGAATCTCTGGTTGCAGAGGTCAGGGGACGGAAATGA
- a CDS encoding Nmad3 family putative nucleotide modification protein, translated as MKIAMLRVGIDSGSGGIQGPLFRDGSFEFIPIPDNFEKLGVDERTYGNTAGLNNRKLVEYFPEGRRTAMASQPIHFDPEFVSFTYGDPPPPKAGLRHVKKGDMLIFYCGLEGWDHRSEPALYLIGYFEVLAAGRPDSFGDELTRTFFAKNFHVRHQQVFARQRDELVLVKGSERSRLLKKAVRISVMGRNRKG; from the coding sequence ATGAAAATCGCGATGCTCAGAGTTGGGATCGACAGCGGCTCAGGGGGCATACAGGGGCCGTTATTCAGAGACGGTTCTTTCGAATTCATCCCGATCCCTGACAACTTCGAAAAACTCGGTGTTGATGAGCGCACTTACGGAAACACGGCGGGCCTCAACAACCGGAAGCTTGTCGAGTATTTTCCGGAAGGTCGCCGCACGGCGATGGCCAGCCAACCGATACACTTCGATCCAGAATTCGTGTCATTTACGTATGGGGACCCGCCCCCTCCCAAAGCCGGTCTGCGTCATGTGAAAAAGGGCGACATGCTGATTTTTTATTGCGGTCTTGAAGGCTGGGACCACAGATCGGAGCCGGCACTTTATCTAATCGGGTACTTTGAAGTTTTGGCGGCAGGGAGACCGGATAGCTTCGGCGACGAACTGACGCGCACGTTCTTTGCAAAGAACTTTCATGTACGCCACCAGCAGGTCTTCGCGCGCCAAAGAGATGAGCTTGTATTGGTCAAGGGTTCAGAACGAAGCCGACTACTCAAAAAGGCGGTGCGCATCAGCGTGATGGGACGCAATCGAAAGGGCTAG